A single window of Leptospiraceae bacterium DNA harbors:
- a CDS encoding caspase family protein: protein MKNILRFILFLIPCLFFQIYGQSDEEKTPTKKSLKEDNSSARRWAIVVGINEYQDIGISPLQKARNDAKLIAQIMKEQGQFDEIYLLTDDVSTKNSLYPTRANIESKIDQVLDYASPADTVLFFFSGHGISDPSGNGYLLSVDTTIEKSLFTSIKINDIMRKIKERNITNSILILDACRDLTNSTTKGFAREGFKSEKYATGDIPVTFFSTRTGYYSYEDTKTNFGVFTKYLAYGMEGQADSNKDGIVTFSELEEFAQNGVTQWADQNDKEQKPFVNYHRDKHGKIPITISVEKKTSLVEDNNFPNLNSKLPALVRSFFVPGWGQWYNGGTEKGISFMSIFLILLGNVAYHAGPYQNAKTQYENTILIPARPNEGDTLLINYFLFEPKLSHLNKTKTNLNNSILALGAFWAWNLVDLFLYRGNNYFWAIQLQVLPASDRSLYTITSSDFDKKTNLIFTVRF from the coding sequence ATGAAAAACATTCTTCGATTTATCCTTTTTTTGATTCCCTGCCTATTTTTTCAAATTTATGGTCAGTCAGATGAGGAAAAAACTCCTACTAAAAAATCTTTAAAAGAAGATAATAGCAGTGCTCGTCGATGGGCTATCGTGGTAGGAATCAACGAATACCAGGATATTGGAATTAGTCCTCTTCAGAAAGCAAGGAACGATGCTAAACTAATTGCACAGATTATGAAGGAGCAAGGACAGTTTGATGAAATATATTTGCTGACAGATGATGTTTCGACTAAAAATTCTCTCTATCCAACTCGGGCTAATATTGAATCAAAAATTGACCAAGTTCTAGATTATGCATCTCCAGCTGATACAGTTTTATTTTTTTTCTCTGGTCATGGAATATCCGATCCAAGTGGAAATGGATATCTTCTTTCTGTGGATACTACAATAGAAAAATCTCTTTTTACTTCAATAAAGATAAATGATATTATGCGCAAAATTAAAGAAAGAAATATAACAAATTCAATTTTAATTTTGGATGCTTGTCGGGATTTGACTAATTCTACTACAAAAGGTTTTGCAAGGGAAGGCTTTAAATCAGAAAAGTATGCGACAGGTGATATACCTGTTACGTTTTTTTCTACAAGAACTGGATATTACAGTTACGAGGATACCAAAACTAACTTTGGTGTTTTTACGAAATATTTAGCTTATGGAATGGAGGGACAAGCTGATTCGAATAAAGACGGAATAGTCACATTTTCTGAATTAGAGGAATTTGCCCAGAATGGAGTTACACAATGGGCAGATCAAAATGACAAAGAACAAAAACCATTTGTTAATTATCATAGAGATAAACATGGAAAAATTCCAATTACAATTTCCGTTGAGAAAAAAACTAGTCTTGTAGAAGATAATAACTTTCCGAATTTGAATTCTAAATTACCTGCATTAGTTCGTTCGTTTTTTGTTCCCGGATGGGGGCAATGGTACAATGGTGGTACGGAAAAAGGTATTAGTTTTATGTCTATTTTTTTGATTTTGTTAGGTAACGTTGCCTACCACGCTGGGCCTTATCAGAATGCTAAAACTCAGTATGAAAATACAATTTTAATTCCAGCACGGCCAAATGAAGGTGACACTTTGCTCATAAATTATTTTCTATTTGAGCCGAAACTAAGCCATCTTAATAAAACAAAGACTAATCTAAATAATTCGATTCTAGCTCTTGGCGCTTTTTGGGCTTGGAATTTGGTGGATTTATTTCTTTATAGAGGAAATAATTATTTTTGGGCGATTCAGTTACAAGTATTGCCAGCCTCCGATAGAAGTTTGTATACTATTACATCGTCGGATTTTGATAAAAAAACAAATTTGATCTTCACGGTGAGGTTCTAA
- a CDS encoding M48 family metalloprotease, which produces MNRFITIILLAGTTVSIYPLETVPFEEALWSQVQSLSAADFKKTVKEEVKDHKSWKKTIDETFHKLLTNSGNPNFDLQYAVIKDPSFNAFAFPGGQFIIHTELLDELDRLIQKDNSIKPNSPELK; this is translated from the coding sequence ATGAATAGATTTATTACAATTATTTTATTAGCGGGTACGACAGTTTCTATTTATCCACTTGAAACCGTTCCATTTGAAGAAGCTCTTTGGTCACAAGTGCAATCTCTCAGCGCCGCTGATTTCAAAAAAACTGTAAAAGAAGAAGTAAAAGACCATAAAAGCTGGAAAAAAACAATCGACGAAACCTTTCATAAATTGTTAACCAATTCAGGCAATCCCAATTTCGATTTACAATATGCTGTAATTAAGGATCCAAGTTTTAATGCATTTGCATTTCCTGGGGGACAATTCATTATTCATACAGAACTATTAGATGAGTTGGACCGATTGATCCAAAAGGATAACTCGATTAAACCAAACTCTCCGGAATTAAAATAA
- a CDS encoding MBOAT family protein, translated as MLFTSIEFFLFFGLVFIFQWYIHPLFSKGDEKEQSTSLHIFLLLASYYFYMSWDYRFGVLILISTLIDYYLALQIAKTDKIRAKKLYLLSSLILNLVCILGFFKYYNFFANSLNATAGNLGYSSIAPILNIILPVGISFFTFQSLSYTIDVYRNIIPAEKSFIKFALYVSFFPQLVAGPIVTAKTFLPQLFRKVQFEDVNFKKAIRYFLLGYFKKVIISDNISPIVDLIFKNPENYGTSVLWLANVLFALQLYGDFSGYTDMAYSSALLLGYELPENFYLPFKATSVTDFWRRWHISLSTWLRDYIYISLGGSRYGRLRHKFNLFMTMFLGGIWHGANWTFFLWGIFMGFFLAIESTIGDLQEKYFKGKLTKYNFILNPIGFIYGIGAVVFACALFRSESLEKSIIMMKKMIFYVPGIPRPYMLKTGFVVLTIVFFGHLFGYWIYEKKRTFKVPYWLELISYPFLILGIAYFTNDNETPFVYFQF; from the coding sequence ATGTTATTCACAAGCATTGAATTTTTTCTTTTTTTCGGTCTTGTTTTTATTTTTCAGTGGTATATTCATCCTCTTTTTAGTAAAGGGGATGAAAAAGAACAAAGCACTTCTTTACATATATTTTTACTTCTAGCAAGTTATTATTTCTATATGAGCTGGGATTATAGATTCGGTGTATTGATTCTAATTTCCACATTGATTGATTACTATTTAGCACTTCAAATAGCAAAAACAGACAAGATTCGTGCAAAAAAACTTTATTTACTATCGAGTTTAATTTTAAATCTAGTTTGTATTCTTGGTTTTTTTAAATACTATAATTTTTTTGCAAATTCTTTGAATGCAACAGCGGGTAACTTGGGTTATTCTTCTATTGCACCAATTCTGAATATTATTTTACCAGTTGGGATTTCATTTTTTACATTTCAATCCTTAAGTTATACGATAGATGTTTATCGAAATATAATTCCTGCGGAAAAAAGTTTTATTAAGTTTGCACTCTACGTATCTTTTTTTCCACAATTGGTCGCGGGGCCAATCGTTACGGCTAAGACTTTTTTGCCTCAATTGTTTCGAAAGGTTCAGTTTGAAGATGTAAATTTCAAAAAAGCAATTCGATATTTTTTATTAGGATATTTTAAAAAAGTAATTATTTCAGATAATATTTCTCCAATTGTGGATCTTATATTTAAAAATCCGGAGAACTATGGAACTTCTGTATTATGGTTAGCAAATGTATTGTTTGCTCTCCAACTGTATGGCGACTTTAGCGGGTATACTGATATGGCATATTCTTCAGCGCTTTTATTAGGTTACGAACTTCCGGAGAATTTTTATTTGCCATTTAAGGCAACTAGTGTAACTGATTTTTGGAGGAGATGGCACATATCTCTTTCGACTTGGCTTAGGGATTATATTTATATTTCTCTTGGGGGAAGTCGTTACGGTAGGTTACGTCATAAATTTAATTTATTTATGACTATGTTTCTTGGAGGAATTTGGCATGGGGCAAATTGGACTTTTTTTCTTTGGGGAATATTCATGGGATTTTTCTTGGCTATCGAAAGTACGATAGGCGATTTACAAGAAAAATATTTTAAAGGAAAACTTACGAAATATAATTTTATCCTAAACCCAATTGGTTTTATTTATGGAATTGGAGCTGTTGTGTTCGCATGTGCTTTATTCCGATCTGAAAGTTTAGAAAAATCTATAATCATGATGAAAAAAATGATTTTTTACGTTCCTGGAATTCCTCGTCCATATATGTTGAAAACCGGCTTTGTTGTTTTGACTATTGTATTTTTTGGGCATCTATTTGGATATTGGATTTACGAAAAAAAAAGAACTTTCAAAGTTCCGTATTGGTTAGAGCTTATAAGTTATCCATTTTTGATTTTAGGAATTGCTTATTTTACAAATGATAATGAAACACCATTTGTGTATTTTCAATTTTAA
- a CDS encoding DUF3332 family protein — translation MKKIFKTLTIFCLLTFVFFSSFVNCTGKFALTRIFYNAHQGIKIGSGMLGKIVSAILFWFPFVQLTLVGAVIDFVFVNLLEFWTDSNIVGFNEYNKDGIYVKSLKKDGEVIKLTYLNFGQKLMIDISKNNQSEKFIVLRSNPGKFYVENNGRLEEAVVSSKNVGSKMILKMATGGKLESSKVIDVKDYKHLEEKYTGEIY, via the coding sequence GTGAAGAAAATATTCAAAACATTAACTATTTTTTGTTTATTGACGTTTGTATTTTTTAGTTCCTTTGTGAATTGTACAGGAAAATTTGCATTAACTAGGATATTCTACAATGCTCACCAAGGCATAAAAATTGGTTCAGGAATGCTCGGAAAAATTGTAAGCGCAATTTTATTTTGGTTTCCGTTTGTACAACTGACATTAGTAGGAGCAGTAATTGATTTCGTATTTGTAAACCTTTTAGAATTCTGGACAGACAGTAATATTGTGGGTTTCAATGAATACAATAAGGATGGAATCTATGTGAAATCATTAAAAAAAGACGGGGAAGTAATCAAACTAACTTACCTAAACTTTGGACAAAAATTAATGATCGACATTTCTAAAAATAACCAATCTGAAAAATTTATAGTATTACGTTCGAATCCCGGGAAATTCTATGTTGAGAATAACGGCAGATTAGAAGAAGCAGTAGTTAGTTCTAAAAATGTTGGCTCTAAAATGATTTTAAAAATGGCTACTGGTGGCAAATTAGAATCATCCAAAGTAATCGACGTAAAAGATTACAAACACTTAGAAGAAAAATACACTGGTGAAATTTATTAA
- a CDS encoding DUF3332 family protein, producing MKRITKKIILMLLVVGVSLSSFANCFGKFTLVKKMHGFNEGIDVGSGFVSKFIRTVVMWVAFIVAGWWLFALDLIVFNLIEFWTDSNPLGLNEYDKEGKYVKSFSRNGDTLKLTYLNFGQKLIIDLSNQEKSEQFVVLRSEKGKFFKETDNKLEEISIDSVNVGNKLILKMATGGKLESSKVMDLKEYQQLERKYAGEIY from the coding sequence ATGAAGAGAATAACTAAAAAGATAATTCTTATGCTTTTGGTAGTTGGGGTAAGTTTATCCTCTTTTGCTAATTGCTTTGGAAAGTTTACCTTGGTAAAAAAAATGCATGGTTTTAACGAGGGCATTGATGTTGGTAGTGGTTTCGTTTCTAAGTTCATCAGAACCGTTGTCATGTGGGTCGCATTTATTGTTGCAGGTTGGTGGCTATTTGCCCTTGATTTGATTGTATTTAACTTAATCGAATTTTGGACAGATTCAAATCCTCTTGGTTTAAACGAATACGACAAAGAAGGAAAATACGTTAAGTCCTTTTCTCGAAACGGAGATACATTAAAATTAACTTATTTAAACTTTGGACAAAAACTTATCATTGATTTGTCTAACCAAGAAAAATCAGAACAATTTGTTGTATTAAGATCAGAAAAAGGAAAATTTTTCAAAGAAACAGACAATAAATTGGAAGAAATTTCTATAGACTCTGTAAATGTCGGTAACAAATTAATTTTAAAAATGGCTACTGGCGGAAAATTAGAATCATCCAAAGTCATGGACTTAAAAGAATACCAACAGCTCGAAAGAAAATATGCTGGAGAGATTTATTAA
- a CDS encoding MFS transporter, producing the protein MEVKERVSFKELFGWCMFDFANSSYTTVIISVVYCDVFSRLVVPAGSNPENPYQEGNFLWGLALFISYILVVFTGPILGAITDFSAKKKKFLFYSFLGCITATFSLWFVKEANAENIALAFTLIILSNFFFASGENIASSFLPFLGPKDDLGKISGYAWGIGYFGGVASVALVNSLGEVVPENYQTLRMVGPYTAAFFLIAGMPTFLFLKEYGAAMVKPAGKTYFRIGFDTVYTTLKDISKFRDMQIYLISLFFSMAALGVVISFAFIYGAQEIHIESVHKTAMFVLIQISAAAGAVAFGFLQDRMGAKKTFNITLIIWIICLVAIHQVVNISNLLSSIGINLTVQWLFVIITSLAGMGLGSTQSSSRAIVGMFSPESKSGEFFGLWGLSGKLAAALGIFSVSLLQMVFSLRNSFIAIAIFFIISLGINFFVDEERGIATARNYKE; encoded by the coding sequence ATGGAAGTAAAAGAAAGAGTTTCCTTTAAGGAACTTTTTGGATGGTGTATGTTTGATTTTGCAAACTCCTCCTACACTACTGTAATTATTAGTGTTGTCTATTGTGATGTGTTCAGTCGGTTGGTTGTTCCGGCCGGTTCTAATCCTGAAAATCCTTACCAAGAAGGAAATTTCCTTTGGGGTCTTGCGCTCTTTATTTCTTATATTCTTGTTGTATTCACAGGCCCAATACTTGGAGCTATTACTGATTTTTCTGCAAAAAAGAAAAAATTCTTATTTTATAGTTTTTTAGGATGTATCACAGCAACGTTCTCACTTTGGTTTGTTAAAGAAGCAAATGCGGAAAATATTGCACTTGCATTTACTTTGATTATTCTCTCGAATTTCTTTTTTGCTTCTGGGGAAAATATTGCGTCCAGTTTTCTCCCATTTCTTGGACCAAAAGATGATCTCGGAAAAATTTCTGGGTATGCTTGGGGGATTGGATATTTTGGAGGAGTAGCAAGTGTTGCCCTCGTCAATAGTCTTGGAGAAGTTGTTCCCGAAAACTACCAAACTCTCAGAATGGTTGGACCTTATACTGCTGCATTCTTTTTAATTGCCGGTATGCCGACGTTCTTATTTCTGAAAGAATACGGTGCGGCTATGGTTAAACCAGCCGGAAAAACTTATTTTCGAATTGGATTTGATACCGTTTATACGACACTCAAAGATATTTCCAAATTCAGAGATATGCAGATTTACCTCATTTCTCTATTTTTTTCAATGGCAGCGCTAGGTGTAGTAATCAGTTTCGCTTTTATTTATGGAGCACAAGAAATTCATATTGAATCCGTTCATAAAACGGCGATGTTTGTTTTGATTCAAATTTCTGCTGCGGCTGGGGCAGTTGCGTTTGGTTTTTTACAAGATCGAATGGGAGCAAAGAAGACATTTAACATTACTCTTATCATATGGATAATTTGTTTGGTCGCTATTCACCAAGTTGTAAATATTTCTAATCTCTTAAGCTCAATTGGAATTAACCTTACTGTACAATGGCTATTTGTAATCATCACTTCTCTGGCTGGAATGGGGCTTGGATCCACACAAAGTTCGAGTCGTGCAATTGTGGGAATGTTTTCTCCTGAGTCCAAGTCGGGTGAGTTCTTCGGGTTATGGGGATTATCCGGTAAACTCGCGGCCGCTCTTGGAATATTTTCGGTTTCCCTATTGCAGATGGTTTTCTCTTTACGAAATTCATTTATCGCTATTGCGATCTTCTTTATTATTTCTTTAGGAATCAACTTTTTTGTCGATGAAGAAAGAGGAATCGCAACAGCTAGAAATTATAAAGAGTAA
- a CDS encoding (2Fe-2S)-binding protein: protein MRPKKVCLCKSVTEKQLIDAIENGCNTMEKLVEATHASTNCGTCSGSVRAIFNREIEKRKTEHTNPK, encoded by the coding sequence ATGCGACCGAAAAAGGTTTGCCTGTGCAAGTCCGTTACAGAAAAACAATTAATCGACGCAATTGAAAATGGTTGCAACACTATGGAAAAATTAGTCGAAGCCACACACGCCTCTACGAACTGTGGAACCTGCTCTGGCTCTGTTCGCGCGATTTTTAATCGAGAAATAGAAAAACGAAAAACGGAACATACAAATCCTAAATGA
- a CDS encoding RibD family protein encodes MAMTLDGKVARPDGKWYGLSSRDDKKRMDLYRSQSDALILGKNSLINDDPVIKLRYVNGKDPLPVILIRKGVVKRDRKVFSNLSMRPLVICLNTNEAIIRNELSEVAEILVLEGNNINPQKVISILKSRNLNQVLLEGGPTLNYTFQNADLIDVINLTIVPFIIGKKTLPAIMDGDSEFLHFAEKRWNLTMCDKVGDEIFLRYEKYTIDKKD; translated from the coding sequence ATGGCAATGACTCTTGACGGCAAAGTAGCAAGACCTGATGGAAAATGGTATGGACTCTCCTCCCGCGATGATAAAAAAAGAATGGATTTGTACAGAAGCCAATCAGACGCACTTATCCTTGGAAAAAACTCTCTAATTAACGATGACCCAGTAATCAAACTCCGCTATGTAAATGGCAAAGACCCTTTACCCGTTATTTTAATCCGAAAGGGTGTCGTAAAAAGAGATAGAAAGGTATTTTCTAATCTCAGTATGCGCCCACTCGTGATTTGCCTCAATACCAATGAAGCTATAATTAGAAATGAATTATCAGAAGTCGCAGAAATTTTAGTTTTAGAAGGTAATAATATTAATCCACAGAAAGTAATTTCTATTTTGAAATCTAGAAATCTAAACCAAGTTTTGCTAGAAGGCGGACCAACTTTGAATTATACTTTTCAGAATGCAGATTTAATTGATGTGATTAACCTTACCATCGTCCCGTTCATCATAGGCAAAAAGACGTTACCCGCTATTATGGATGGGGATTCTGAATTTTTACATTTCGCCGAAAAGAGATGGAATTTAACTATGTGCGATAAAGTTGGGGACGAAATATTTCTTAGATATGAAAAGTATACAATAGATAAAAAGGATTGA
- a CDS encoding DUF1564 family protein — translation MIVFQNSNEFLLDTLEDRSQTVSTLLIPENLMPNFLFLLKNHGADNITVYLQNLLSMYRTITHSGLIPKPIHVKTEYQDEGLNLKRIGFRPNNTDWIELGELALAFGKSRCWLFVYLLKLDIMGMWYLLVRSGLDFAVPTTSSLELQCFLTLQRSAQNFARGYHIKV, via the coding sequence ATGATAGTATTTCAAAACTCAAACGAATTTCTGCTAGATACACTTGAAGATAGAAGCCAAACCGTCTCCACTCTTCTCATTCCCGAAAACCTAATGCCTAACTTTTTGTTTTTACTCAAAAATCATGGGGCAGATAACATCACCGTTTACTTGCAAAACCTGCTTTCCATGTACCGGACAATTACGCACTCCGGACTGATTCCTAAACCAATTCATGTGAAAACCGAATACCAGGATGAAGGTCTAAATCTAAAGCGTATAGGCTTTCGTCCGAACAATACCGATTGGATCGAACTCGGGGAACTGGCTCTAGCATTCGGAAAATCTCGCTGCTGGTTGTTTGTCTATTTATTGAAGCTAGACATTATGGGGATGTGGTATCTTCTCGTCCGAAGTGGATTGGACTTTGCAGTTCCAACGACCTCCAGTCTTGAACTACAATGTTTTCTGACTTTGCAACGGTCTGCTCAGAACTTTGCACGAGGTTATCACATAAAAGTATAG
- a CDS encoding haloacid dehalogenase-like hydrolase produces the protein MKFILTMLILLSLFCSPKETDLEKEIIETILNSKKEIEKIKEGDKSLCERGKCLFIAFWDFDGTILKGDCSEGLTENGKQVYKGLIELGVEKGYAKNYKGEEGLKKLEHEFSVLEKKDIGQAYLFAPKVFAGNEEMALQAFAREHFKNVLQKYYFPSSIQILSKLKEAGIKSYIISASADFFVKGSVGTVPVDLDAMFGIEMKIENGITTSTEIPPVTFAEGKRTKIELIVKKILMEKKADYVFVLAGFGNSFRTDGAFLKYISEQKLQAGKPISVMINGGKSPEIYKGKFKEVIFDLEK, from the coding sequence ATGAAATTTATACTTACAATGCTTATTTTGTTATCACTTTTTTGCTCACCTAAAGAAACAGATTTAGAAAAGGAAATTATAGAAACGATTTTAAATTCTAAAAAAGAAATTGAAAAGATAAAAGAAGGAGATAAATCTCTGTGCGAGAGGGGCAAATGTCTATTTATCGCATTTTGGGATTTTGACGGAACGATTCTAAAAGGGGATTGTTCGGAAGGGCTTACTGAAAATGGTAAACAAGTTTATAAAGGACTGATTGAATTAGGAGTTGAAAAAGGCTACGCAAAAAACTACAAAGGAGAAGAAGGGTTAAAGAAACTAGAACATGAATTTAGTGTATTAGAAAAAAAAGATATAGGACAAGCTTATTTATTTGCACCGAAAGTATTTGCGGGTAACGAAGAAATGGCACTACAAGCTTTTGCGCGGGAACATTTTAAAAACGTTTTGCAGAAATACTATTTTCCATCTTCTATTCAAATTTTAAGTAAACTAAAAGAAGCAGGCATAAAGTCTTATATTATTTCGGCGAGTGCAGACTTTTTTGTAAAGGGAAGTGTGGGGACGGTTCCTGTTGATCTTGATGCTATGTTTGGAATTGAAATGAAGATAGAAAATGGGATAACAACTTCAACAGAAATTCCGCCAGTCACATTTGCAGAGGGAAAACGTACGAAAATCGAACTAATTGTTAAAAAAATTTTAATGGAAAAAAAGGCCGATTACGTTTTTGTACTTGCAGGATTTGGAAATAGCTTTAGAACAGACGGGGCTTTTTTAAAGTATATATCAGAACAAAAACTACAAGCTGGTAAACCAATTTCTGTGATGATTAACGGAGGCAAGTCCCCCGAAATCTACAAAGGAAAATTTAAAGAAGTAATTTTCGATTTAGAAAAATAA
- the rplQ gene encoding 50S ribosomal protein L17, protein MNKGNKVKQLNRTHDHRHAMLNNMVTSLFKYERIESTVAKIKVVRSFAEKLISKAKRNIGDVKPETALHNKREVMKKIKDRDVVVKLFEDIAPRFTGRAGGYTRIVRLVNRPSDNSEMGILELVERKSREELKEAKMAKSEALAAKKAAAKAARKATPKAVKEAKVATPAKAKAKKK, encoded by the coding sequence ATGAATAAAGGCAATAAAGTAAAACAATTAAATCGGACCCATGATCATAGACATGCAATGTTGAATAACATGGTAACAAGTCTGTTTAAATATGAAAGAATTGAATCTACAGTAGCAAAAATCAAAGTTGTTCGTTCGTTTGCTGAAAAATTAATTTCAAAGGCGAAAAGAAACATTGGTGATGTAAAACCAGAAACTGCACTACACAATAAACGAGAAGTGATGAAAAAAATCAAAGATCGGGATGTTGTAGTAAAACTTTTTGAAGACATTGCTCCAAGATTTACAGGCAGAGCTGGTGGGTATACAAGAATTGTCCGCCTAGTAAACAGACCTTCTGATAATTCTGAAATGGGAATTCTCGAACTAGTAGAAAGAAAGTCAAGAGAAGAATTAAAAGAAGCTAAGATGGCAAAAAGCGAAGCGCTTGCGGCAAAAAAAGCAGCGGCGAAAGCAGCAAGAAAAGCAACACCAAAAGCAGTTAAAGAAGCTAAAGTTGCAACTCCTGCAAAGGCAAAAGCTAAGAAGAAGTAA
- a CDS encoding DNA-directed RNA polymerase subunit alpha: protein MSHKNLLKGFKRPKKIEYYTEVNTPNYGKFIAEPFERGFATTLGNSLRRTLMSSIEGSAISAIRIEGVTHEFSYIEGISEDVSRIILNLKQVRIKYEPEDKDMNKIIHIELKGAGYFKAGDLAVDSSIEIMNPDLLIATLNEDANLVMDIEIQRGKGYYPAEEKKKDIEVLGTIPIDSLFSPIQKVLFEISETRVAQRSDYEKLTLEIWTDGSISPEDALAHAAKILKEHLTIFINFEEEVEEEVDELDEADQKLKVALSKHVEELELSVRSLNILRSLEIDFVGDLVKRNEDEMTKSRHYSDECLNELKAKLATLGLSFGMRDF from the coding sequence TTGTCTCATAAAAATTTACTAAAAGGCTTTAAAAGACCTAAAAAGATTGAGTATTACACAGAAGTGAATACTCCTAATTATGGTAAGTTTATTGCAGAACCTTTTGAAAGAGGTTTTGCAACTACTTTGGGTAATTCGCTACGAAGAACTTTGATGTCATCCATTGAAGGTTCGGCAATTTCTGCGATTCGTATTGAAGGGGTTACTCACGAGTTTTCTTACATTGAAGGAATTAGTGAAGACGTTTCCAGGATAATACTCAACTTAAAACAAGTTCGAATTAAGTATGAACCAGAAGATAAAGATATGAATAAGATTATTCATATTGAGTTGAAAGGTGCTGGTTACTTTAAAGCAGGAGATTTAGCTGTTGATTCTTCTATAGAAATCATGAATCCAGATCTACTGATAGCAACTTTGAATGAAGATGCAAATTTAGTAATGGATATCGAGATTCAAAGAGGTAAGGGTTATTATCCTGCAGAAGAAAAGAAAAAAGACATTGAAGTGTTAGGAACAATTCCTATTGACTCACTTTTTTCTCCAATTCAAAAAGTACTTTTTGAAATTTCTGAGACTCGTGTGGCACAGAGATCAGATTACGAGAAGTTGACTCTAGAGATTTGGACTGATGGTTCTATCTCTCCAGAAGATGCTTTAGCACATGCTGCAAAAATTTTAAAAGAACATCTAACAATCTTTATTAACTTCGAAGAAGAAGTAGAAGAAGAAGTAGATGAACTAGATGAAGCTGATCAAAAGTTAAAAGTAGCATTATCGAAGCATGTAGAAGAATTAGAACTCTCTGTTCGTTCTCTAAATATTCTAAGAAGTTTAGAGATTGATTTTGTTGGGGATCTAGTAAAAAGAAATGAAGATGAAATGACTAAATCAAGACACTATAGTGATGAGTGTTTGAATGAGTTAAAAGCAAAATTAGCTACTCTAGGTTTATCATTTGGAATGAGGGATTTTTAA
- the rpsD gene encoding 30S ribosomal protein S4, translated as MARYTGPVCKLCRREGLKLFLKGSRCLNKDKCSFEDRKNPPGPPPKKKGKISEYCTQLREKQKVKRIYGVLEKQFRDYFEKANHGEGITGEVLLQLLERRLDNVLYRMGFASSRAQSRNFIGHGHVLVNDHKVDIASYQIKVGDKISFKEKLSKTDLMDQNIKLAQSLNRHPAWVSPDYTKFTGEIASLPAREHVDMPIKEQVIVELYSK; from the coding sequence ATGGCAAGATATACAGGACCAGTTTGTAAGCTTTGTAGAAGAGAAGGTTTAAAGCTCTTTTTAAAAGGCTCTAGATGTTTAAATAAAGATAAATGTAGTTTCGAAGATAGAAAAAATCCTCCGGGACCACCACCAAAGAAGAAAGGAAAAATTTCTGAGTATTGTACTCAGCTTCGTGAAAAGCAAAAAGTAAAAAGAATCTACGGTGTTCTAGAAAAACAATTCCGTGATTATTTTGAAAAAGCGAATCATGGCGAGGGAATTACAGGGGAAGTTTTATTGCAGTTATTAGAAAGAAGATTAGATAACGTTCTGTATAGAATGGGATTTGCTTCTTCTAGAGCGCAATCTAGAAATTTCATAGGACATGGTCATGTATTAGTGAATGACCATAAAGTAGATATTGCTTCTTACCAAATCAAAGTTGGTGATAAAATTTCTTTTAAAGAAAAATTATCAAAAACAGATTTGATGGATCAAAATATCAAATTAGCTCAGTCGTTAAATAGGCACCCAGCTTGGGTTTCTCCAGATTATACAAAATTCACCGGAGAAATTGCAAGTCTACCTGCGAGAGAGCATGTTGATATGCCAATCAAAGAGCAAGTGATTGTTGAGTTATACTCTAAATAA